In the genome of Mesorhizobium sp. NBSH29, the window GCCAAAATCGGTGGCAACACCATCTTCCTGCGCACCGGCGAATATGATGATGGCCGCCTTGGCGAGATCTTCATCGACATGAACAAGGAAGGCGCCACGCTGCGCGGCCTGCTCAACAATTTCGCCATCGCCATTTCGCTCGGACTGCAATATGGCGTGCCGCTGGAAGAATATGTGCACGCCTTCACCTTCACCAAGTTCGAGCCAGCCGGCATGGTGCAGGGCAATGACGCGATCAAGAGCGCGACCTCCATTCTCGATTACATCTTCCGCGAATTGGCGATCTCCTATCTCGACCGCAATGATCTGGCCCATGTCGACCAGTCGGACTTTTCCAACACCGCCCTTGGCCGTGGCATTTCGGAGGGCAAGACCGACGCTGTCTCCAAAGGCCTGACACGCGGCTCGACGCTAAAAGTCGTCTCCGGCAAGACCGCCGGCAGCGACCCGAAATCCTCTGCCCGCACCCAGCCCGCCTTCTCCGGCTCCAATGTGCTGGCGATGGCCCCCAAGGCATCCGACCAGCCCGTTGCCTACAAGCGTGAATATGAGGAACGGGCCAAGGAACTGGCAGAAGAAATCGCCTTAGAGGAAGCAGCAAACGCTGCCTCGGCCAACGCCCTCTTCACCGACACAGCCGCCCTCGAAGCCGCAGAAGCCAAAAAACTCGCCAACGACCGGCGCGTAAAATCGCTTATGCAAGGCTACACCGGCAATTCCTGCGCCGAGTGCCAGAACTTTACGATGGTGCGGAACGGGACGTGTGAAAAGTGCGACACGTGTGGATCAACGAGCGGGTGTAGCTGAGGAATTGGGGCGAGGTAACTCGCCCCCATCTCCATGGGGATGGGGCGAGGAAACAGCGTTCGCGATTGGCCATTTCCTCCCCCCACGAAAGTGGGGAGAGGTGGATTGGGCAAAGCCCAGGACGGAGAGGGGTTTTGCACTCGCTCCACAAACCGAAGCGTTTCCAAGCTGCCCCCGCCGCAGCGATGCCGAAATAGCACCCCCTCTCCGCCTCGCTGCGCTCGGCACCTCTCCCCCATCTCCATGGGGGCGAGGAAACAGCGTTTGCGATTGGCCATTTCCTCGCCCCACGAAAGTGGGGAGAGGTGGATTGGGCAAAGTCCAAGACGGAGAGGGGTTTTGCACTCGCCCCACAAACCGAAGCGTTTCCAAGCTGCCCCCGCCGCAGCGATGCCGAAATAGCACCCCCTCTCCGCCTCGCTGCGCTCGGCACCTCTCCCCCATTTCATGGGGGGCGAGGAAACAGCGTTCGCGATTGGCCATTTCCTCGCCCCACGGAAGTGGGGAGAGGTGGATTGGGCAAAGCCCAGGACGGAGAGGGGTTTTGCGTTTACAACAATCGCATGACAAGACGGGTTCCAAGCCGCCGTTCACCCACAAAAATCGCTCGCGCCCGCGTGCTGCGCCATGGCGAGAACATGGCCGAAGCGCTGGTGTGGAATGAGCTGAAAGCCAAAAGGCTCAGCGGCTACAAATTCGTCCGCCAAATGCCCATCGGTCCCTATTTCGCCGACTTCGCCTGCCGCAGCGCGAAGCTGGTGGTGGAACTGGATGGCAGCCAGCACGCAGAAAGCTCCTATGACCGCAACCGCGACGAATTCATGCGCGGCAAAGGCTTTTCTGTCCTTCGCTTCTGGAATGTCGACGCACTGAAGCACCGGGCAAGCCTGTGCGAGACAATTCTGGCGGCGCTTGAAGGCAGACTCCATGAGGACGTTGTGGCGGATGATCTGCGGTTTGTGTTTGCATCGCCACGTGGGTGACCCCCTCTCCGCCTCGCTGCGCTCGGCACCTCTCCCCCATTTCATGGGGGCGAGGAAATACCGATCGCGATTAGCCATTTCCTCGCCCCGCTTGCGGGGAGAGGTGGCTTGGGCGGAGCCCAAGACGGAGAGGGGTTTGCCAAGATCGGCACTTTCGCAACGCCGCCGAGCGCCCACCCCCTCTCCGCCTCGCTGCGCTCGGCACCTCTCCCCCATTTCATGGGGGCGAGGAAATACCGATCGCGATTAGCCATTTCCTCGCCCCGCTTGCGGGGAGAGGTGGCTTGGGCGGAGCCCAAGACGGAGAGGGGTTTGCCAAGATCGGCACTTTCGCAACGCCGCCGAGCGCCAACCCCCTCTCCGCCTCGCTGCGCTCGGCACCTCTCCCCCATTTCACGGGGGCGAGGAAATACCGCTCGCGATTAGCCATTTCCTCGCCCCGCCCGCGGGGAGAGGTGGCTTGGGCGAAGCCCAAGACGGAGAGGGGTTGCCAAGAGCCCATATCGAAGGCGCAGAATCGAAAACCGCTGCCAGACCAAAAACCCAATATCCCAAATCTATCCACCCCCTCTCCGCCGCCAGCATAATCCTCGCAGCCTTTCTCGGGGAACGCCGGTCATGACGGTGGCTTGCGGGGAAAGGTCGATGCTCGGGAAAAGCAGCTAACGTGGCTGTGGAAGCCGGGAGTCCGACCAGAGCCTCTTGTTCCTGCTTTTTGAAAGAAAGCGTGGACTAGGCGCCGTATGCCGTTTGCGCCGGCAAGGAAACCTCCGGCATGTCGCCGGGATAAGAGTCCTCAGACTTGGAGGCGGAAGGATCAAAAAACATCGGCGGGGCGCTTTGGAAGGCGCCATTTTACCCCCTACTGCCTGCGGTGCTGACTGTCGCGCCCCGCTTCCCACGCTGCGGTTTGTTCCAAAAACCTGCCGCGCCTCGACCCATCATGACCAGACGCTTTCGAGCGGGCGTGGTGAGGCTGGCGCGTGCGTGCCGATGCGCTGGGCGCAGGAGCGGTGCCCATCCCTGTTCTTCCGGTCCAAACGCGCCGCGCTGCATGCAACTGAACGCGGCAACATCTCTCCTCTTGCAAAATGCAACGGCCTCGCAGCCCGCGTGAAAAGTGCGGGCTACGAAGCCTGGGCGGCCCCTGCGCCAGTTCCCTGCTTGGGAGCGTTAAACTGGAACCGGTGCAGGAGCCGGTTGCGATGATGCGTGTAACTGTTCAACCGCACTTGAAGTCAAGCGGTGGCTGTGATCTTTTCGCGGCCATGATCACCATGTTCACCATCGGCGATGTGGCGCGGCGCAGCGGCATCGCAACGTCGGCCCTGCGCTTCTATGAAGAGCGCGGCCTGTTGATCTCCGAGCGCGCCCGTTCCGGCCACCGGCGTTACCCGCGGGCAGCATTGCGCCGCGTTGCCTTCATCGTATTTGCCCAGAAAGTCGGGCTGTCGCTGGAGGAAATTGCCGCAGAACTGGCAAAACTGCCGCCAGACAGGGCGCCAAGCGGACGCGACTGGGAAAAACTTTCTGCCACCTGGACAGCACGCATAGACCAGAAGATCGCCGAACTGCAACGCCTGCGCGCCGGCTTGGGCGAATGCATCGGCTGCGGCTGCCTGTCGCTGGACCGCTGCAAACTCACCAACCCGCAGGACCGCGCCAGCAGCAGAGGCAGCGGCCCGCGCTACTGGATCGGCGACAGGCCGGCAGATTGATTTTTTTCGAATTGAGCGAGAGACAGATGAGCCAGAAAGTCGTGATTGCCCCGCCCAAATTGCCATCGGTGGCCGTGGCAGGAAGTGCCGTCTGCATCGGCCACGTTGCAGTCGACAGCGGAGATTGCTCATGACCGCGCATCAGGACAAAATCGTTCTGCACAATTATTTCCGCTCATCGACCTCCTATCGGGTGCGGATTGCGCTGGCGATGAAGCGACTGGATTACACCTATGTCGCCCACCATCTGCGCCATGGCAGCCACCGCGAGCAAAATTATCTGGCGGTCAATCCACAGGGGCTGGTGCCGGCGCTGGTGTGGACCGATGGCACGATGATCGCGCAATCGTTGGCGATCATCGAATTTCTGGACGACGTGGCGCCGCAACCACCGCTGCTGCCAACCGATGCGCTGGGCCGCGCGCGGGTGAGAATGCTGGCGCAGATGATCGCCTGCGACATCCACCCGGTGAACAATCTGCGTGTCCTGACAGCGCTGCGCACACTTTACGGCGCCGGCGACGACGACATCACCAACTGGTTCCGCCATTGGGTGAATGAAACCTTCGAACCGCTTGAGAAGATTCTGGCATCCAGTTCAGAGACCGGAACCTTCTGCCATGGCGAACAGCCGGGCCTGGCTGATATCTGTGTCGTCGCCCAGGTCGCCAACAACCAGCGTTTTGGCGTCGACATGACCCCCTACCCGACAATAGCCCGCATCAACGCGGCCTGCTTGGAAGTGGAGGCGTTTCAAACCTCAGCCCCGGCGAACCAGCCGGATGCGGAGTGAGGACGCCAATGGATTGAATAGCGCCTCCGCCAACCGCGCTACCTGAAAAACGCCATCTCCACACTGTGCAACACGAGCCCTGCAAGCCCGCCGATGATCATGCCATTGAAGCGGATATATTGGAGGTCGCGGCCAACATTGAGCTCGATGAGGTCGGTCAGCTGGCCGAGGTCCCAGCCCTTGACCTGGTCGGCGATGAAGGATGAGACGCCGCTCTTCTGGCTTTCGACGAAAGTGGCGAGCGCGATGGCAAAGCCGGCGTTCATTTCGCGTCTCAGTGCGGCGTCTTGCGCGAGCTGCGCGCCGGCACTCTGGAACATGCCGGTCAGATGTGCACGCAAGACAGAGTTTTCAGCCCGCGCATCACGCTCGAGAAAATCGGCAAGGCCAGCCCAGATGCTCTCGCCCAGAACCCGCATGTGCGGACCGGCAAGCAGGTCGCGCTTCAGCCTTTCGGCACGCCGCTGATAGTCGCGTGAGGTCCTGAGCTTGGTGATGAAATTGTCGACAAAGCGGTCGAATTCGGCGCGCATGGGATGGTCGTTGTCGGCGCGAATGTCGTCCATCAGCGTTCCCGCCGAGGCAACGATACGCTTCAACAGATAGGCGTCGGCGCGAAACAGGTTGAACAGCGACGGCAGCTCGTCCCGAATTTTCAGACGAATAGTGTTGAGCGTCTCCTCATCCTGGAGGATGCGCCCAATGATCTTGGTCATCTC includes:
- a CDS encoding DUF445 domain-containing protein, whose protein sequence is MADVSPHALAHTVSDAEKRKALGRIKMVAGLTLVLCLVVLAIGKSLEPHNAFAGFVAAFAEAAAIGGIADWYAVVALFRRPLGLPIPHTAIIPANQARIAENLGSFIETNFLARETVAGKLREVDFARLVADWLSERRRADVLAGFVVRLVPQMLAAVAQPGLRGLVEKQISEQLSRVEIAPLAADLLSTVTANRGHQKLLDEMTKIIGRILQDEETLNTIRLKIRDELPSLFNLFRADAYLLKRIVASAGTLMDDIRADNDHPMRAEFDRFVDNFITKLRTSRDYQRRAERLKRDLLAGPHMRVLGESIWAGLADFLERDARAENSVLRAHLTGMFQSAGAQLAQDAALRREMNAGFAIALATFVESQKSGVSSFIADQVKGWDLGQLTDLIELNVGRDLQYIRFNGMIIGGLAGLVLHSVEMAFFR
- a CDS encoding endonuclease domain-containing protein, with the protein product MTRRVPSRRSPTKIARARVLRHGENMAEALVWNELKAKRLSGYKFVRQMPIGPYFADFACRSAKLVVELDGSQHAESSYDRNRDEFMRGKGFSVLRFWNVDALKHRASLCETILAALEGRLHEDVVADDLRFVFASPRG
- the soxR gene encoding redox-sensitive transcriptional activator SoxR produces the protein MMRVTVQPHLKSSGGCDLFAAMITMFTIGDVARRSGIATSALRFYEERGLLISERARSGHRRYPRAALRRVAFIVFAQKVGLSLEEIAAELAKLPPDRAPSGRDWEKLSATWTARIDQKIAELQRLRAGLGECIGCGCLSLDRCKLTNPQDRASSRGSGPRYWIGDRPAD
- the maiA gene encoding maleylacetoacetate isomerase, with amino-acid sequence MTAHQDKIVLHNYFRSSTSYRVRIALAMKRLDYTYVAHHLRHGSHREQNYLAVNPQGLVPALVWTDGTMIAQSLAIIEFLDDVAPQPPLLPTDALGRARVRMLAQMIACDIHPVNNLRVLTALRTLYGAGDDDITNWFRHWVNETFEPLEKILASSSETGTFCHGEQPGLADICVVAQVANNQRFGVDMTPYPTIARINAACLEVEAFQTSAPANQPDAE